In the genome of Triticum urartu cultivar G1812 chromosome 5, Tu2.1, whole genome shotgun sequence, one region contains:
- the LOC125511603 gene encoding deSI-like protein At4g17486: MRMRVLPAFTFSTAPPPPPSDPPPSAAPAPPPPATYAVYLNIYDISPINNYLYWFGLGIFHSAVQVHGMEFGYGAHEYATSGVFQVEPKSCPGFIFRRSVCMGTTNMSRAEVRAFLEDLAEDYHGDTYHLIVKNCNHFTADVCKRLTGKPTPGWVNRLARLGSVCNCVLPENIKVSAVRDETAHLEFSDDDLESDTSIIDSDIGDLDHLLTTPNSDVVPPKDKTLTPERDSL, encoded by the exons ATGCGCATGCGGGTGCTGCCGGCCTTCACCTTCagcaccgccccgccgccgcctccatcggATCCTCCTCCTTCGGCTGCTCCGGCACCGCCGCCTCCTGCTACCTACGCGGTCTACCTCAACATCTACGACATCTCCCCCATCAACAACTACCTCTACTGGTTCGGCCTCGGCATCTTCCACTCCGCCGTACAAG TGCATGGTATGGAGTTTGGGTACGGAGCCCATGAATACGCGACCAGCGGagtgttccaagtagaaccgaaAAGCTGTCCTGGTTTTATCTTCAGGCGCTCCGTGTGTATGGGTACCACCAATATGTCCCGGGCTGAAGTTCGCGCTTTCCTAGAGGATCTTGCAGAGGATTATCATGGGGACACCTATCACTTGATTGTCAAGAACTGTAACCATTTCACAGCTGACGTCTGTAAGCGTTTGACCGGAAAGCCAACTCCTGGATGGGTGAATCGACTTGCCAGATTAG GTTCCGTCTGCAACTGTGTTCTGCCTGAAAACATCAAGGTTTCAGCGGTCAGAGATGAAACTGCACACCTTGAATTTTCCG ATGATGATTTGGAGTCGGACACATCGATCATTGACAGCGACATCGGTGATCTAGATCACCTCCTCACAACACCAAATAGCGATGTCGTACCCCCGAAAGACAAGACGTTAACTCCTGAAAGGGATAGCTTGTAA